The Thermobispora bispora DSM 43833 genome window below encodes:
- a CDS encoding methionine ABC transporter permease, with product MTWSEMSPLLWEATGQTLQMVAWSTLFTALFGLPLGVLLVGTARGGLFPAPLLNQALGLIVNVGRSLPFVVLMIAVIPLTRLLTGTTIGTTAAVVPLTIGAVPFFARLVETSLREVSRDVVEAARAMGASRTTVVVKVLLPEALPGLVASLTVTVVALISYSAMAGVIGGGGLGDLAVRYGYQRFETTLMVVTVVVLVVLVQLVQGLGDTVSRRLSRR from the coding sequence ATGACCTGGTCGGAGATGAGCCCGCTGCTGTGGGAGGCGACCGGGCAGACCCTGCAGATGGTGGCGTGGTCCACGCTCTTCACCGCGCTGTTCGGGCTGCCGCTCGGCGTGCTCCTGGTCGGCACGGCCCGCGGCGGGCTGTTCCCGGCGCCGCTGCTCAACCAGGCCCTCGGGCTGATCGTCAACGTCGGCCGGTCGCTCCCGTTCGTCGTGCTGATGATCGCGGTGATCCCGCTCACCCGGCTGCTCACCGGGACCACGATCGGCACCACCGCCGCCGTGGTGCCGCTCACCATCGGCGCCGTGCCGTTCTTCGCCCGGCTGGTGGAGACCTCGCTGCGCGAGGTGAGCCGGGACGTGGTGGAGGCGGCGCGGGCCATGGGCGCGAGCCGGACCACGGTCGTGGTCAAGGTGCTGCTCCCGGAGGCGCTGCCCGGCCTGGTCGCCTCGCTCACGGTGACCGTCGTCGCGCTCATCTCGTACTCGGCGATGGCCGGCGTGATCGGCGGCGGCGGGCTCGGCGATCTCGCGGTGCGGTACGGCTACCAGCGGTTCGAGACCACCCTGATGGTCGTCACGGTCGTCGTGCTCGTGGTGCTGGTCCAGCTCGTCCAGGGCCTCGGCGACACGGTCAGCCGCCGGCTCTCCCGCCGCTGA